One Trichosurus vulpecula isolate mTriVul1 chromosome 7, mTriVul1.pri, whole genome shotgun sequence genomic region harbors:
- the LOC118856709 gene encoding E3 ubiquitin-protein ligase TRIM31-like isoform X1, with protein MAARLLPENLLEELTCTICMEHLKDPVSIPCGHSFCRGCITALCDYSEAQVQDSLPCPICKKPFQKENITPNWKLAQLVTSLLSLELDDKQSEDSKQPMGYQLCEQHGEKTFFYCETDEQFLCFVCKELREHSTHVVLPVEDAAQPYKDEIQRELESLKESKEKIMHLKENNMIQALLNQIQDKKLRIMSEYQQFREFLDVQEQLLLAQMEELEKDITCKKEQHVTQVSQKISHLEKLINKMEERASKTPSEILKIGKQLEERNQECPATFQKNLRHPERVGASLRWKQELLLLTVFTASEDLEERVCAFTGKIDALEESMRSFKAPWLQLHLQNKTTKKEICHTVEQMLYQLSTEIITQSKLENDQGFISEVDVSEILEWVVLGKLKEVSSKLRMHMMTTHLRIAVIGNDSLSNSLISSLRILPVEKNRGFLDFTIPLVPEFQNLPDIETYTESVPTYLKKTNWDRFDVVIIICNTSLKSIHTSLAVELHNMGKKVYFISMNTKSIIGQHFNARNTNLSAWNLERWTGRSNPQVFLIPFMNDVSNSKVFSNVLMTCKTQRWVEAQTLMDYLSNICVDVIKRKKTALQGIIGVESLMVALQVSASSGVLAQLRTCLSHYRRFFRVDDLSLTNLAQMFGWKMMELQAITKSWNLEAIIKDNKKLAIIIGTKVKVVKLLHQHSYQELNSQAHDIHNYFLEMVANDAIMIFQKLWLGMSKKVS; from the exons ATGGCGGCCAGACTCCTACCAGAGAACCTCTTGGAAGAACTGACCTGCACTATTTGTATGGAGCACTTGAAGGATCCAGTCAGCATTCCCTGTGGCCACAGTTTCTGCCGAGGCTGTATCACTGCACTGTGTGACTACTCTGAAGCTCAAGTCCAGGACTCTCTGCCCTGTCCAATTTGCAAGAAACCTTTTCAGAAGGAAAACATCACTCCCAATTGGAAGCTGGCACAATTAGTCACCAGCCTCCTCAGCCTAGAACTTGATGATAAGCAGTCAGAAGATTCCAAACAACCAATGGGTTATCAACTTTGTGAGCAGCATGGGGAAAAGACCTTTTTCTACTGTGAAACAGATGAGCAGTTCTTGTGCTTTGTGTGCAAGGAGCTCCGAGagcacagtactcatgttgtctTGCCAGTAGAGGATGCTGCCCAGCCCTACAAA GATGAAATTCAGAGAGAGCTGGAAAGTCTGAAGGAATCCAAAGAAAAAATTATGCATTTGAAGGAAAACAATATGATCCAGGCACTGCTG AACCAAATCCAAGACAAAAAACTGAGAATTATGTCTGAGTATCAGCAGTTCCGGGAGTTCCTTGATGTACAGGAACAACTCCTCTTGGCCCAAAtggaggagctggagaaggacatcaCCTGTAAGAAAGAGCAACATGTCACCCAAGTCTCTCAAAAAATATCTCATCttgaaaaattaataaacaaaatggAGGAGAGAGCTTCTAAGACTCCAAGTGAAATCCTTAAG ATCGGAAAACAACTGGAAGAAAG GAATCAGGAATGTCCGGCAACATTTCAGAAGAATTTAAGACACCCCGAAAGAGTTGGTGCAAGTCTAAG GTGGAAGCAAGAGTTGTTGCTTTTGACTGTGTTCACCGCATCCGAAGACCTAGAAGAAAGAGTGTGTGCATTCACTGGAAAGATAGATGCCTTGGAGGAATCCATGAGAAGTTTCAAAG ctCCATGGCTACAACTTCACCTTCAGAATAAGACAACTAAGAAAGAG ATATGCCACACAGTGGAGCAGATGTTATACCAACTTTCCACTGAAATAATAACCCAATCCAAGCTGGAAAATGATCAAGGATTTATTTCTGAAGTAGACGTGTCTGAAATACTAGAGTGGGTGGTCCTGGGAAAACTAAAGGAAGTATCTTCCAAATTGAGGATGCACATGATGACTACGCACTTGAGAATAGCTGTGATTGGAAATGATTCCCTGAGTAATTCATTGATCAGTAGTCTGCGTATATTGCCTGTTGAGAAGAATagaggttttcttgacttcacgATCCCCTTGGTACCAGAGTTTCAAAACCTACCAGATATCGAGACATACACGGAATCAGTACCAACTTACCTGAAGAAGACAAATTGGGACCGTTTTgatgttgttatcattatttgtaATACCAGCCTTAAATCTATTCATACCAGCCTAGCAGTGGAGCTCCACAATATGGGGAAGAAGGTCTACTTCATTTCAATGAACACAAAATCCATCATAGGCCAACATTTCAATGCAAGAAATACAAATCTATCTGCATGGAACCTGGAAAGGTGGACAGGTAGAAGTAATCCCCAAGTATTCCTGATCCCTTTCATGAATGATGTATCTAACTCTAAAGTTTTTTCTAATGTCCTTATGACATGTAAAACACAGAGGTGGGTCGAAGCTCAAACTTTGATGGATTACTTGTCTAATATCTGTGTAGATGTCATTAAGAGGAAGAAGACTGCCTTGCAAGGGATAATTGGAGTGGAATCTTTGATGGTGGCCCTACAGGTCTCTGCTAGTTCTGGGGTTTTAGCCCAGCTCAGGACCTGTCTGAGTCATTATCGAAGGTTCTTTAGGGTGGATGATCTTTCCCTCACTAATCTGGCTCAGATGTTTGGTTGGAAAATGATGGAATTACAGGCCATCACCAAGTCCTGGAATTTGGAGGCAATtataaaagacaataaaaagttagctattatcatAGGCACGAAGGTTAAGGTAGTAAAGCTTCTTCACCAACACAGTTACCAAGAATTAAATAGTCAAGCTCATGACATACATAACTATTTTCTTGAAATGGTGGCCAATGATGCAATTATGATTTTTCAGAAACTGTGGCTGGGGATGTCTAAAAAAGTCAGTTGA
- the LOC118856709 gene encoding tripartite motif-containing protein 10-like isoform X2 codes for MAARLLPENLLEELTCTICMEHLKDPVSIPCGHSFCRGCITALCDYSEAQVQDSLPCPICKKPFQKENITPNWKLAQLVTSLLSLELDDKQSEDSKQPMGYQLCEQHGEKTFFYCETDEQFLCFVCKELREHSTHVVLPVEDAAQPYKDEIQRELESLKESKEKIMHLKENNMIQALLNQIQDKKLRIMSEYQQFREFLDVQEQLLLAQMEELEKDITCKKEQHVTQVSQKISHLEKLINKMEERASKTPSEILKESGMSGNISEEFKTPRKSWCKSKVEARVVAFDCVHRIRRPRRKSVCIHWKDRCLGGIHEKFQSSMATTSPSE; via the exons ATGGCGGCCAGACTCCTACCAGAGAACCTCTTGGAAGAACTGACCTGCACTATTTGTATGGAGCACTTGAAGGATCCAGTCAGCATTCCCTGTGGCCACAGTTTCTGCCGAGGCTGTATCACTGCACTGTGTGACTACTCTGAAGCTCAAGTCCAGGACTCTCTGCCCTGTCCAATTTGCAAGAAACCTTTTCAGAAGGAAAACATCACTCCCAATTGGAAGCTGGCACAATTAGTCACCAGCCTCCTCAGCCTAGAACTTGATGATAAGCAGTCAGAAGATTCCAAACAACCAATGGGTTATCAACTTTGTGAGCAGCATGGGGAAAAGACCTTTTTCTACTGTGAAACAGATGAGCAGTTCTTGTGCTTTGTGTGCAAGGAGCTCCGAGagcacagtactcatgttgtctTGCCAGTAGAGGATGCTGCCCAGCCCTACAAA GATGAAATTCAGAGAGAGCTGGAAAGTCTGAAGGAATCCAAAGAAAAAATTATGCATTTGAAGGAAAACAATATGATCCAGGCACTGCTG AACCAAATCCAAGACAAAAAACTGAGAATTATGTCTGAGTATCAGCAGTTCCGGGAGTTCCTTGATGTACAGGAACAACTCCTCTTGGCCCAAAtggaggagctggagaaggacatcaCCTGTAAGAAAGAGCAACATGTCACCCAAGTCTCTCAAAAAATATCTCATCttgaaaaattaataaacaaaatggAGGAGAGAGCTTCTAAGACTCCAAGTGAAATCCTTAAG GAATCAGGAATGTCCGGCAACATTTCAGAAGAATTTAAGACACCCCGAAAGAGTTGGTGCAAGTCTAAG GTGGAAGCAAGAGTTGTTGCTTTTGACTGTGTTCACCGCATCCGAAGACCTAGAAGAAAGAGTGTGTGCATTCACTGGAAAGATAGATGCCTTGGAGGAATCCATGAGAAGTTTCAAAG ctCCATGGCTACAACTTCACCTTCAGAATAA